In Bacteroidia bacterium, the sequence CCGCAGGATAGTGGTTTCTTTAAGCTCATTCTTAATCCGCGGGACATCAGCGGGAAGTTTCAGAAGAAGATGCAGCTTGTATTCAAATATGAAAAGAAAGGTGAGGATCAATATACTTATGAAGAGGTATATCTCACCGGCAAGGTGATAAGAGGCTATTCTTCCAAGCGTGAGTGAGCCTGCCATGGAACTATTAGATTAATTAGATCAAATTAAATAGAGTTTTATCTCTTAAAATTTCAAGCCCGGCAACTTAATTCTGCTGGGCTTTTTTTTATGCCTGAGCCTTGGTATATCATTAATTCAATGGGTTAAGTGAGGTTAGGATATTCAATTGTCGCTTGTTGTTCCGCAACCAAAAGCTATTATTCTGACACTAGAAAGATAGATTATGATACAGGTTTCAGAGCAAAGAGTGGTGCGCTTACTTTTGTAGCGATCAATGACGGAAGGGAAAACCCAGATTGGTCAATAAGGGAAAATTTTTTGAATCAACGCGCTAAAATTTGATGTTATGAAAAAAGTACACGCACTATCATTTTCGTTTGTTCTGCTAATGGTCGCAGGATCTTTTCAATCAGCTAACGCTCAGTTCTGGAACAAATTCAACCAGAATAACAAAGTAGGCGAAAGTGTAATTGAAATTAGTTTTGAGCAAATGCAACACGATTTCGGAAAAGTGGAAAGAGGCAACTATCCGGATTACACATTTGCCTTTAAGAACACCAGTGATAAGCCGGTAAAGGTGGTTGGCTTTGACAGAGCCTGCAACGTTACTATTCCTGCTTATACCAAAGAGGTGATCCAGCCAGGTGAGGAAGGTTACTTCAAAGTGGTTTTTAACACCCGTGATATTAACGGTGAATTCCGCAAGCACATGAATGTGATCTTCACCTATCAGGATGAAATTACCAAGGAGCACGTGATGAGCAAGGAAATAGTGAAGCTTTCGGGAAGTGTAGCCCACGAGGTTGCCATCCAGGACTAAGCGCTTAGCTCAGCCGGAAATGCAGATATTTGATCGTTAAGCCCTCTGCCAGAAATTTCTTTTCATAAGTAGTTTGTATGGCGGTCAGATGATTAAGCATATTAGAATGATAAAGGTTATACGTGTATCCAAGCACGCTATAACCTTTTTCATTTAATACCTCCAGGCCATAATTAAAGAGGGCTTCATTGTCAGTTTTAAAATGCACCATGCTATTGGGCTCCAGTATCTGGCAGTAAAGATCCAGAAACCGGGGAGAGAT encodes:
- a CDS encoding DUF1573 domain-containing protein — protein: MKKVHALSFSFVLLMVAGSFQSANAQFWNKFNQNNKVGESVIEISFEQMQHDFGKVERGNYPDYTFAFKNTSDKPVKVVGFDRACNVTIPAYTKEVIQPGEEGYFKVVFNTRDINGEFRKHMNVIFTYQDEITKEHVMSKEIVKLSGSVAHEVAIQD